Proteins encoded together in one Psilocybe cubensis strain MGC-MH-2018 chromosome 8, whole genome shotgun sequence window:
- a CDS encoding Cytochrome P450 monooxygenase 208 translates to MSTSAFIICVLVLLWVLRKYTQFRDRTLSRAPYPPGPVPKPLIGNALDFPISFPALKYAEWGNIYKSQILHIEAFGQHIVVLNNREDAEELLDRRAKLYSDRPEIPVMKLMGWSYNIAILRYGDEWRRCRKICQQNFNQKASQAYQPLQRKEVLRFLQALHSSPKEFDAHSKRLSISLTMLMMYGYEVQSISDPVVTVADEAIRLGGQLVIPGGTLINIFPMLQHIPAWFPGASSQKLAKIVRELSDEMMSIPTKFVKKSLEEGTAVPSFVTDFYVKKQTHGATLEEEEMVKNIAFSVYGGASDTTISATGTFLWAMAVNPNVMKKAQSEIDTVIGLNRLPTFEDRDSLPYIEAIYREVLRSLPPLPLGGPHTTIQDDHYKGYFIPKGGYQPVIELE, encoded by the exons ATGTCGACATCCGCCTTCATTATCTGTGTTTTAGTGCTTCTATGGGTACTAAGGAAATATACCCAATTTCGAGATCGTACTTTATCGAGGGCACCATACCCCCCTGGACCTGTTCCCAAACCGTTGATTGGAAATGCTCTTGACTTCCCAATATCGTTTCCTGCTTTGAAATACGCAgagtggggaaatatttaTAAAA GCCAAATCCTCCACATAGAAGCATTTGGACAACATATTGTCGTTCTTAATAATCGCGAAGATGCTGAAGAACTGTTGGATAGAAGGGCCAAGCTCTATTCAGATCGACCCGAAATACCTGTCATGAAGCT AATGGGCTGGAGCTATAACATTGCAATTTTGCGGTATGGGGACGAATGGAGGCGGTGTAGAAAGATATGTCAACAGAACTTCAATCAGAAAGCCTCTCAAGCCTATCAACCActccaaagaaaagaagttCTTCGATTCCTTCAAGCTCTACATAGCTCCCCTAAGGAGTTCGATGCTCATAGCAAACG ATTGTCGATATCTCTTacgatgttgatgatgtatGGATATGAAGTTCAGTCCATCTCAGACCCTGTCGTTACTGTGGCCGACGAAGCAATCAGGCTTGGTGGTCAACTGGTAATACCGGGTGGAACGCTCATAAATATTTTCCCCATGCTTCAACACATACCTGCCTGGTTTCCCGGTGCCTCTTCTCAGAAATTGGCGAAGATTGTGCGAGAGCTCTCAGATGAAATGATGTCAATTCCAACCAAATTCGTGAAGAAAAGTCTC GAAGAAGGGACGGCCGTCCCGTCATTTGTAACTGATTTCTATGTAAAGAAACAAACCCACGGTGCCACattggaagaggaggaaatgGTTAAAAATATTGCATTTTCAGTTTATGGCG GAGCATCCGATACG ACTATTTCCGCTACTGGAACATTTCTTTGGGCAATGGCAGTAAACCCCAATGTCATGAAGAAGGCACAGTCCGAAATTGATACTGTCATTGGTCTTAATCGTCTCCCAACATTCGAAGATCGTGACTCGCTCCCCTACATTGAAGCCATATATCGTGAAGTATTGCGATCACTTCCACCTTTGCCCCTTGGCGGGCCTCACACAACCATTCAAGATGATCACTACAAGGGGTATTTCATCCCCAAAGGTGGGTATCAGCCTGTCATCGAATTAGAATAG
- a CDS encoding chaperonin, producing the protein MQDNVVVRVVKTFGVQVKTGDGTTTATVLARAIYSEGVKNIAAGCNPMDLRRGSQAAVDRVVSFLSAHAKTITTTAEIAQVATISANGDAYVGGLIVQAMEKVGKEGVITVKEGKTIQDKIEITEGYPPCPRGHGAGQTPTDFIIVEDVDGEALAACILNKLRGQLQVCAVKAPGFGDNRKSILGDLAILTGGTVFTDELDVKLERASAEMLGSTGSITVTKDDMIILNGEGAKDQIAAWCEQIRALIADPTTGNFDRSKLQERLAKLSGGVVVIKVGGASKVEVGEKKDRYNDALNATRAAVEEGILPGGGVALLKVSLQLATASALAARRGGKQGQVLMLLLLPMPMPLPLLPRAEADVMKPVDESVLLGEDALVTEEVHKQHSHAQQGYQHPILGAPHWSAGRKENVHAH; encoded by the exons ATGCAGGATAATGTGGTTGTGCGAGTGGTGAAAAcgttcggag TCCAAGTCAAAACCGGAGACGGCACGACAACCGCCACTGTTCTTGCGCGTGCCATCTACTCAGAAGGTGTCAAGAACATCGCAGCTGGATGCAACCCCATGGACCTGCGCCGTGGGTCTCAGGCCGCCGTCGACCGTGTCGTCTCTTTCCTCTCTGCACACGCCAAAACTATCACGACAACCGCCGAAATCGCACAGGTAGCTACTATTTCCGCAAACGGTGACGCCTACGTTGGAGGATTAATTGTTCAGGCAATGGAGAAGGTCGGAAAGGAGGGTGTGATCACTGTGAAGGAGGGAAAGACGATTCAGGACAAAATTGAGATCACCGAGG GATATCCTCCCTGCCCTCGAGGCCACGGCGCAGGCCAGACGCCCACTGACTTCATCATTGTGGAAGACGTCGACGGCGAGGCTCTTGCTGCCTGCATCCTCAACAAGCTCCGTGGTCAGCTGCAGGTGTGCGCTGTCAAGGCTCCTGGGTTTGGAGACAATCGCAAGAGCATCCTCGGTGACCTTGCTATTCTCACCGGAGGAACAGTGTTCACAGACGAGCTCGACGTCAAGCTCGAGCGTGCGTCAGCGGAGATGCTCGGTTCGACTGGAAGCATCACTGTCACCAAGGACGACATGATCATTCTCAACGGTGAAGGTGCAAAGGATCAGATTGCTGCATGGTGCGAGCAGATCCGTGCCTTGATTGCGGACCCCACGACGGGCAACTTTGACCGCAGCAAGCTTCAAGAACGTCTCGCGAAGCTGAGCGGAGGTGTAGTTGTCATCAAGGTGGGCGGAGCATCCAAGGTCGAGGTTGGCGAGAAGAAGGACAGGTACAACGACGCGCTCAACGCGACACGCGCCGCTGTCGAGGAGGGTATCCTCCCCGGAGGCGGTGTTGCGCTCCTCAAGGTGTCGTTGCAGCTCGCGACGGCGAGTGCCCTTGCTGCCCGGAGAGGCGGCAAACAGGGTCAAGTGCTAatgctactgctgctgccaatgccaatgccgctgccgctgctgcctcGA GCAGAGGCAGATGTGATGAAGCCTGTGGATGAGAGTGTGTTGCTCGGAGAGGATGCGCTGGTCACAGAGGAGGTGCACAAGCAGCATTCTCATGCACAGCAGGGGTATCAGCACCCCATCCTCGGCGCGCCGCACTGGTCTGCGGGCAGGAAGGAGAACGTGCACGCACACTAG
- a CDS encoding Cytochrome P450 monooxygenase COX2, which produces MPQSTTLVYAFVGVFGVKILLDYVNRIVHRAPYPPGPPPKPLVGNIFDLPVKVPAERYIEWSKKYDSPVVYAEALGSRLIVINKREDAIELCERRAKIYSDRPHIPMVNLMAWNHNIAFLGYGDEWRRHRKLCQQSFNFVASQQYHSIQMNGVEQFLRSLCDTPEDFDAHSRMLSVSITMEMMYGIKIKSIDEPCITIADEAIKLGTDLLVPSGSLVNILPILRHVPAWFPGATSLKRAERVRRMTEIVMKIPVDQVKAAFEEGKASASFYTNFIEKKQTLGASEEEEEMVRNIAYTTVSSTGSFLYFMAVNPDVQKKAQEEIDRLTGSKRLPTLEDRQSLPFVEAIYREVMRMRPPLPLGVPHRVVEDDYYKGYLIPKGATIFTNIWAMCYEEEDYPDPYTFKPERFFDKNGKLNDDDRVLAFGFGRRVCVGKYIASSTLWLMMASVLACFNVVKAKDDNGNEIEINHEIEDLGLLNQKAKFKCSFQVRSPAIKKLIVDGQ; this is translated from the exons ATGCCACAATCAACGACTCTGGTATATGCCTTTGTAGgggtcttcggcgtcaaaaTACTCCTCGATTATGTCAATCGCATCGTGCATCGTGCTCCATATCCTCCTGGTCCACCACCGAAGCCACTGGTGGGAAACATATTTGACTTACCTGTAAAAGTGCCTGCCGAGCGCTACATCGAGTGGAGCAAAAAATATGACA GTCCCGTGGTCTATGCAGAAGCTCTGGGAAGCCGCCTTATTGTCATCAACAAGCGAGAAGACGCCATTGAGTTGTGTGAGAGGAGAGCAAAAATCTACTCCGATAGACCCCACATCCCTATGGTTAACCT AATGGCATGGAATCACAACATCGCTTTCTTAGGATACGGGGATGAATGGAGGAGGCACCGAAAACTCTGTCAACAAAGTTTCAACTTCGTTGCATCCCAACAATATCATAGTATTCAGATGAATGGGGTTGAGCAATTTCTTCGATCTCTGTGCGACACACCAGAAGATTTTGATGCTCACAGTAGAAT GCTTTCAGTATCTATTACTATGGAAATGATGTATGGGATCAAGATCAAATCAATCGATGAGCCTTGTATAACCATAGCGGACGAGGCTATCAAACTTGGGACGGATTTACTCGTTCCCAGCGGTAGCTTGGTTAACATTCTCCCTATTCTTAGACACGTTCCAGCTTGGTTTCCGGGCGCCACCTCGTTGAAAAGAGCGGAACGTGTTCGCCGTATGACAGAGATAGTGATGAAGATTCCAGTGGATCAAGTAAAAGCAGCATTT gaagaaggaaaggcCTCTGCATCGTTTTACACAAATTTTATCGAAAAAAAGCAAACGCTCGGCGcttcagaggaagaggaggaaatgGTGCGGAATATTGCATACACT ACGGTCTCTTCCACTGGTTCATTTCTCTACTTCATGGCAGTAAACCCCGATGTTCAAAAGAAGGCGCAGGAAGAGATTGACCGCCTGACAGGCTCCAAACGCCTTCCCACACTGGAGGATCGCCAGTCGCTGCCTTTTGTTGAGGCTATATATCGTGAAGTTATGAGAATGAGGCCTCCATTGCCTCTTGGTGTTCCTCATCGCGTGGTAGAAGATGATTACTACAAAGGATATTTGATTCCTAAAG GAGCAACAATTTTCACCAATATTTG GGCAATGTGttatgaggaagaagattatCCTGACCCATACACTTTCAAGCCGGAGAGATTTTTTGATAAAAATGGGAAACTGAACGACGATGACCGCGTTTTGGCATTTGGGTTTGGCCGTCG GGTTTGCGTAGGCAAATATATCGCAAGCTCTACT CTATGGCTTATGATGGCATCTGTCCTTGCTTGTTTCAACGTTGTTAAAGCCAAAGACGACAATGGGAATGAAATTGAAATCAATCACGAAATTGAAGATTTGGGTTTACTCAA CCAAAAGGCCAAATTTAAGTGTTCATTCCAAGTTCGATCTCCAGCAATCAAGAAGTTGATTGTTGATGGCCAATAA
- a CDS encoding Dual specificity protein phosphatase MPK-4, which produces MDEIIPGLWIGDLASALDVEELKSHSIFSILSAMRGRVTIHETFIRHQIKLDDTEDEDILTHFLPSINFIQEELDKGRGVLVHCQAGISRSSTIVAAYLMYSQKIDPNAALALIKQKRPNVEPNQGFLYQLELFHTARYKISRREKSVRRFYMERTVGEVMNGDGSLPETGMFARYPSDSVPATPSETSAPAFPIPRRRIRCKKCRQELATREHMLDHGQLGPATPAIGTPASVSPAVSRRPSGSSGQGSLRPLIRPSISSGLTDSLAMSSIQEHPSTEQKLDLSSSQQESNSTSASTFALETEEDADEPTAVGSPLSLKVNADGTAAADISIHKSEILGRQLSDAVISTIDDRNAHLSRRNSHHKVPSDAAVVESPMELPDTTIEQPSRLISPSDLSAQLFSNPKLAGLRSPTLPSQSTLSNNSVKGSTPVSAPILVNPQCSGYFVEPMGWMEHFLEGGQLAGKITCPNKKCGAKLGNYDWAGVCCGCKEWVTPGFCINRSKVDEVL; this is translated from the exons ATGGACGAAATTATTCCCGGGTTATGGATTGGAGACCTGGCAAGTGCCCTCGATGTCGAGGAGCTGAAATCACACTCCATTTTCAGCATCCTGTCGGCAATGCGAGGACGAGTCACAATCCACGAA ACCTTCATAAGACACCAAATTAAACTGGACGATACTGAGGACGAAGACATATTAACGCACTTTCTACCCTCCATCAATTTCATTCAGGAGGAACTGGATAAGGGAAGGGGTGTCTTGGTGCATTGTCAAGCAGGAATCA GTCGTAGTTCAACCATAGTTGCGGCCTACTTGATGTACAGCCAAAAAATCGATCCAAACGCTGCTCTGGCACTCATCaagcaaaaaagaccaaACGTTGA ACCGAATCAAGGTTTTCTTTATCAACTTGAGCTGTTCCATACTGCTCGCTACAAAATTTCCAGACGAGAGAAAAGCGTTCGGAGGTTTTACATGGAAAGAACGGTTGGAGAAGTGATGA ATGGCGATGGATCCCTGCCAGAAACCGGGATGTTCGCTAGGTATCCTTCTGATTCCGTTCCAGCCACTCCATCAGAAACATCTGCTCCGGCCTTTCCGATACCTCGAAGGCGCATACGATGCAAAAAATGCAG GCAAGAGCTAGCCACCCGAGAACACATGCTAGATCATGGGCAACTTGGTCCAGCGACTCCTGCTATTGGAACACCTGCTTCTGTCTCCCCTGCCGTTTCGCGCCGTCCATCAGGAAGCTCTGGACAAGGATCGCTCAGACCTCTCATTCGGCCTTCTATCAGTTCAGGACTCACAGACTCATTGGCAATGTCATCCATTCAAGAGCATCCTTCCACTGAACAAAAATTGGATTTAAGCTCATCACAGCAGGAGTCAAATTCTACTTCGGCGTCAACATTTGCTCTCGAGACGGAAGAAGACGCAGACGAACCGACAGCCGTTGGATCCCCACTTTCTCTGAAAGTCAACGCGGATGGCACAGCTGCTGCCGACATTTCGATCCACAAATCTGAAATTTTGGGACGCCAACTATCCGATGCGGTTATTTCGACTATCGACGACAGAAATGCACATTTGAGTAGGAGAAACAGCCATCACAAAGTACCTAGTGATGCGGCGGTCGTAGAATCCCCAATGGAACTGCCTGATACGACCATCGAGCAGCCAAGTCGTCTGATAAGTCCATCTGACCTCTCTGCTCAGTTGTTTTCAAACCCCAAACTTGCTGGCCTACGATCTCCAACTTTGCCAAGTCAAAGTACCTTATCAAACAATTCCGTGAAGGGATCGACACCTGTCAGCGCTCCGATATTGGTAAATCCACAATGTTCTGGCTATTTTGTTGAACCA ATGGGCTGGATGGAACATTTTTTGGAGGGCGGACAACTTGCTGGGAAGATTACTTGTCCAAACAAGAAATGCGGAGCAAAACTGGGGAATTATGATTGGGCAGGAGTTTGTTGTGGGTGCAAGGAATGGGTTACACCG GGTTTCTGCATCAATCGATCCAAGGTCGACGAGGTCCTATAG
- a CDS encoding Ribonuclease H1, whose amino-acid sequence MPASRTKPGFYAVRKGREPGVYLTWEACEKQIRKFPKARFKKFFVEDEAWNFVREDDDAAGSLQTSGPIQSVESTSFTSQTTNSTISFLPHIPNQTTPVDGGPATIFPDPESQKRAQIPEVFTCDLGSSSTSTLVQPTPLPASFTKKCQTEFTNPLWDIVYVHGDCNDVEQYGSMAGVGIWWGTNDKRNLSERCPGTQRTTRAQLMSILRILELTSNSGRPLAIHTDSVNAIKCFKTSVHEWKLNNWKTNQGKPVKNGDVIRCISKRLEIRSNLGETVVLAYSRKGNGIEQARVLAQQGALLYGTPETNLEMMADFLEREVNQLVARVNLDQRKAKFVVLGPEDLSDDDSVESCLRKIWISSTERLGASPSKNQEHKDSSSFRSHSIPTPYSPHTLDETNGRESKGTFTLCPTCYQRLPPTSDSPMDGTIIQQLTSVASSNAIEVTVSVKVPGAQT is encoded by the exons ATGCCTGCGTCACGAACAAAACCGGGTTTTTACGCTGTTAGGAAAGGTAGAGAGCCTGGTGTTTACTTGACATG GGAGGCTTGCGAAAAGCAAATTCGTAAATTTCCGAAGGCAAGATTCAAAAAGTTTTTTGTCGAAGATGAAGCGTGGAACTTCGTAagagaggatgatgatgctgCGGGATCTCTACAGACTAGTGGGCCCATTCAATCTGTGGAATCCACTTCGTTCACCTCGCAAACAACAAATTCAACGATTTCTTTCCTGCCACATATTCCAAATCAAACTACGCCTGTCGATGGAGGGCCAGCGACCATATTCCCGGATCCCGAATCTCAAAAGCGAGCTCAAATACCCGAGGTATTTACATGCGATCTCGGATCTTCATCCACATCAACCTTGGTGCAACCTACGCCATTGCCCGCTAGTTTCACCAAGAAGTGTCAGACAGAGTTTACAAATCCATTGTGGGACATCGTCTACGTGCATGGAGACTGCAATGATGTTGAACAGTATGGCTCAATGGCAGGAGTTGGGATCTGGTGGGGCACAAACGACAAAAG AAACTTGTCTGAAAGATGTCCAGGGACACAGCGGACGACCCGTGCTCAATTGATG TCCATATTGCGCATACTGGAGCTAACATCCAATTCAGGAAGACCTCTGGCAATCCATACAGATTCAGTAAATGCAATAAAAT GCTTTAAAACATCTGTTCACGAGTGGAAGTTGAATAATTGGAAAACAAATCAAGGCAAGCCTGTAAAAAATGGAGATGTCATTCGATGCATCTCGAAAAGGCTGGAAATTCGGTCAAACCTTGGAGAGACTGTTGTGCTTGCATACAGTAGGAAAGGTAATGGCATCGAGCAGGCCAGAGTTTTAGCGCAGCAAGGTGCGCTTTTATATGGAACCCCAGAAACAAATCTGGAGATGATGGCGGACTTCCTGGAGCGAGAAGTGAATCAACTTGTTGCTAGAGTCAATCTTGACCAGCGCAAGGCGAAATTCGTCGTTTTGGGACCAGAGGACTTGAGCGACGATGACTCGGTCGAATCGTGCTTGCGAAAGATTTGGATATCATCTACGGAACGTTTGGGTGCTTCTCCAAGTAAAAATCAGGAACACAAAGATTCATCATCATTCCGCAGCCACTCCATCCCCACTCCATATTCTCCTCATACCTTAGATGAAACTAATGGAAGAGAAAGCAAGGGCACATTCACCCTTTGCCCAACATGCTATCAAAGGCTACCTCCGACTTCAGACAGCCCCATGGACGGAACAATCATACAACAATTGACTAGTGTTGCATCTTCGAACGCTATCGAGGTTACAGTTTCAGTAAAAGTTCCAGGAGCACAGACCTAG
- a CDS encoding Epoxide hydrolase A: MASSKWPGMPSGIHSRFLGVGDLDMHILEALPPSHDPSSKPPLILLLHGFPELAYSWRKVMTPLSAQGYAVVAPDLRGFGQTKQRSRAVPSAKIAYEEDLSPYRILNIAADIVTLVYSLGYTSVEAVVGTDFGSPVAGYCALVRPDLFRSVVFMSAPFTGPPPAGTGDPNAKTQLQQLDAALSTLDPPRKHYMVYFSTPQANADLSNPPQGFAAFWRTYHHLKSADHKSNNSPRPLGTVLAPKLFENLPHYYVMPREQTMPEALASKAPTTEEISQCKWLTDQELEVFLAHYREGGFQGGLNLYRCMAESPRWTDDLKILVGKQVEIPAKFIGGAQDWGVYQIPGAAETMRAKTCKNMKEEDFVLIEGAGHWAPQEKPDEVVQEILKFVKNI; the protein is encoded by the coding sequence ATGGCATCTAGTAAATGGCCCGGTATGCCATCAGGCATTCATTCCCGATTCCTGGGTGTTGGCGATCTTGACATGCATATATTGGAAGCATTACCCCCTTCACACGATCCCTCCTCCAAACCACCTctcattcttcttctgcatgGCTTCCCGGAACTTGCCTATTCGTGGAGAAAGGTTATGACTCCACTTTCCGCTCAAGGATATGCCGTCGTCGCGCCTGATCTCCGTGGGTTCGGTCAAACCAAGCAACGCAGTCGTGCAGTGCCTTCCGCAAAGATCGCGTACGAGGAAGATCTGTCGCCGTACCGTATTCTGAATATTGCAGCAGACATCGTCACCCTTGTCTATAGCCTAGGATATACATCCGTCGAAGCTGTGGTTGGGACAGATTTTGGGTCTCCGGTCGCTGGATATTGTGCGCTGGTGAGGCCAGATCTGTTCAGGTCAGTGGTCTTTATGAGTGCACCGTTTACTGGACCGCCTCCTGCGGGTACAGGAGATCCGAACGCAAAGACGCAGTTGCAGCAGTTGGACGCAGCGCTCAGCACGCTCGACCCCCCGCGCAAGCATTACATGGTCTATTTTTCGACACCGCAGGCCAATGCGGACCTATCCAACCCTCCTCAGGGGTTCGCTGCTTTCTGGAGGACGTATCATCACCTGAAGAGTGCTGACCACAAGTCCAACAATTCCCCCAGGCCGCTAGGCACCGTTCTCGCGCCTAAATTGTTCGAGAACTTGCCACACTACTACGTTATGCCTCGTGAGCAGACGATGCCGGAAGCTCTCGCCTCCAAAGCGCCTACAACAGAAGAAATCTCTCAGTGCAAATGGTTAACAGACCAGGAGCTGGAGGTTTTTCTGGCACACTATAGGGAAGGTGGATTTCAAGGCGGATTGAACCTCTACCGCTGCATGGCGGAGTCGCCTCGGTGGACTGATGACCTCAAGATCCTTGTGGGCAAGCAGGTTGAGATACCAGCCAAGTTCATCGGCGGTGCGCAGGATTGGGGTGTCTATCAGATACCAGGGGCAGCGGAGACTATGCGAGCGAAGACATGCAAGAATATGAAAGAGGAGGACTTTGTTCTTATCGAAGGCGCCGGTCATTGGGCGCCGCAGGAGAAACCGGATGAGGTGGTTCAGGAGATACTGAAGTTTGTGAAGAACATTTGA
- a CDS encoding DNA-directed RNA polymerases I and III subunit RPAC2: MAEAVEKIKLLKSSADLSAATYQIHDESHTIGNSLRWMLMKNPKVEFCGYSVPHPSENVINVRIQMYDNASSIDALISALEELDKVCEAVEDGYLASLREDKFERWVERT; encoded by the exons ATGGCCGAGGCTGTCGAGAAGATTAAGCTG TTAAAGAGCTCTGCTGACCTCTCAGCGGCGACATATCAAATCCACGACGAGTCACATACAATCGGAAATTCATTACgatggatgttgatgaaaAA TCCAAAAGTGGAATTCTGTGGCTACAG TGTACCCCATCCATCCGaaaatgtcatcaatgtccGTATCCAGATGTATG ATAATGCCTCATCGATAGACGCCTTGATCTCTGCCCTCGAAGAACTCGATAAAGTGTGTGAAGCTGTCGAAGATGGATACCTCGCCAGCCTCAGAGAGGACAAATTCGAACGATGGGTAGAGAGGACATAA